In Lycium ferocissimum isolate CSIRO_LF1 chromosome 11, AGI_CSIRO_Lferr_CH_V1, whole genome shotgun sequence, a single genomic region encodes these proteins:
- the LOC132037814 gene encoding V-type proton ATPase subunit a2-like, giving the protein MVVGGGEGCCPTMDLLRSEAMQLVQLIIPIESAHRTITYLGDLGLFQFKDLNVEKSPFQRTYATQIKRCGEMARKLRFLKEQMTKAGFTPSARTSMCSNINLDELEVKLGELEAELAETNTNTEKLQRSYNELLEYKLVLQKAGEFFHSAQNSATAQQKELEEHIHAERSIDSPLLLEQEAFGDPSKQVKLGFVSGLVAREKSMAFERFLFRATRGNVYLKQVVVENPVTDPLSGNEVEKNVFVIFYSGERAKNKILKICDAFGANRYPFTDDIGRQYEMITEVSGRLSELKTTVDIGQLHRANLLQTIGYEFDQWNLLVKQEKFIYHTLNMLSFDVTKKCLVGEGWCPVYATSQIQNAIHRATLDSNSQVGAIFQVLHTTELPPTYFRTNKFTSAFQEIVDAYGIAKYQEVNPGVFTIVSFPFLFAVMFGDWGHGICLLLATLYFILREKKLSGQKLGDIMEMTFGGRYIIMMMALFSIYTGFIYNEFFSVPFEIFGRSAYGCRDPSCRDATTIGLIKVRAAYPFGVDPKWHGTRSELPFLNSLKMKMSILLGVAQMNLGIILSYFNAKFFKNDVNVWHQFVPQIIFLNSLFGYLSLLIIVKWCTGSQADLYHVMIYMFLSPTDDLGENQLFIGQKFLQLLLVLLALVAVPWMLFPKPFLLKKQHEERHRGQLYAMLDSTDDSFELETHDHSHGQEEFEFSEVFVHQLIHTIEFVLGAVSNTASYLRLWALSLAHSELSSVFYDKVLLLAMGFNNIIILIIGIVVFIFATVGVLLVMETLSAFLHALRLHWVEFQNKFYEGDGYKFSPFSFGLISEDED; this is encoded by the exons atggtAGTCGGTGGAGGAGAAGGATGTTGTCCAACAATGGATCTTCTACGATCGGAAGCAATGCAGTTGGTCCAATTGATTATTCCGATTGAATCGGCTCATCGTACAATTACTTATCTCGGTGATCTCGGTTTATTCCAATTCAAAGAC CTTAATGTGGAAAAGAGCCCATTCCAGAGGACATATGCAACCCAG ATTAAAAGATGTGGAGAAATGGCACGGAAACTTCGCTTTTTAAAGGAACAGATGACGAAGGCAGGGTTTACTCCTTCAGCAAGGACCTCAATGTGCTCAAATATAAATCTGGATGAATTGGAG GTCAAACTTGGAGAACTCGAAGCTGAGCTAGCAGAGACGAATACTAATACTGAAAAGCTTCAACGTTCTTACAATGAGCTTCTCGAGTATAAGCTTGTTCTACAGAAG GCTGGTGAGTTTTTCCATTCAGCTCAAAACAGTGCTACAGCTCAGCAGAAAGAACTGGAGGAGCATATACATGCCGAGAGATCAATTGATAGTCCTCTGTTGTTAGAACAG GAAGCCTTTGGTGATCCTTCAAAACAAGTTAAGCTGGGATTTGTCAGTGGGCTTGTTGCTAGAGAGAAATCTATGGCTTTTGAAAGGTTTCTTTTTCGTGCAACCAGAGGAAATGTATATTTAAAGCAAGTGGTTGTGGAAAATCCTGTAACGGATCCATTGTCAGGCAATGAG GTTGAGAAAAATGTGTTTGTTATCTTTTACTCTGGAGAAAGGGCGAAGAACAAGATATTAAAAATTTGCGATGCATTTGGAGCAAATCGGTATCCATTCACTGATGACATAGGCAGACAGTATGAGATGATAACAGAG GTATCTGGAAGACTTTCAGAGCTGAAGACCACCGTAGACATTGGGCAACTACACAGGGCAAATCTCTTACAGACCATTGGTTATGAATTTGACCAATGGAACCTTCTG GTGAAACAGGAGAAGTTCATTTACCATACGCTAAATATGCTCAGTTTTGATGTGACAAAGAAGTGCCTTGTGGGTGAGGGTTGGTGTCCAGTTTATGCGACCAGCCAG ATACAAAATGCAATACATCGAGCAACTTTGGATAGTAACTCACAAGTTGGGGCCATATTCCAGGTCTTGCATACCACAGAATTGCCACCTACATATTTCCGTACAAACAAATTTACATCTGCCTTCCAAGAGATTGTTGATGCATATGG GATTGCAAAATATCAGGAAGTAAACCCTGGTGTTTTCACAATAGTATCTTTCCCATTCCTCTTTGCTGTCATGTTCGGAGACTGGGGACATGGTATATGCTTGCTTCTTGCAACATTATACTTCATTTTACGGGAGAAGAAGCTATCTGGTCAG AAGCTTGGGGACATCATGGAGATGACTTTTGGCGGTCGCTACATTATTATGATGATGGCTCTGTTTTCAATATATACAGGATTCATATATAATGAATTTTTCTCTGTCCCCTTTGAAATATTTGGACGCTCAGCTTACGGTTGTCGCGATCCTTCCTGCAG GGATGCCACTACAATAGGTTTGATCAAGGTCCGCGCTGCCTATCCATTTGGTGTGGATCCTAAGTGGCATGGTACACGCAGCGAATTACCATTTCTGAATTCTTTGAAGATGAAGATGTCGATTCTACTAGGTGTAGCTCAGATGAATCTCGGAATCATTCTAAGCTATTTCAACGCaaagttctttaaaaatgacGTGAATGTCTG GCATCAGTTTGTCCCCCAGATAATATTTCTGAACAGCCTCTTTGGCTATCTTTCACTTCTTATTATTGTCAAATGGTGCACTGGTTCTCAAGCGGATCTGTACCATGTAATGATATACATGTTTCTAAGCCCTACTGATGATTTGGGCGAGAACCAGCTTTTTATTGGGCAAAAATTCCTCCAg CTTTTGCTAGTATTACTTGCGCTTGTTGCTGTTCCATGGATGTTATTTCCGAAGCCATTTCTTCTAAAGAAGCAACATGAGGAA AGGCATCGAGGTCAATTGTATGCAATGCTTGACAGCACTGATGACTCGTTTGAGTTGGAGACACACGATCATTCACATGGACAAGAAGAATTTGAGTTCAGTGAAGTTTTTGTACATCAACTCATACATACCATAGAATTTGTACTTGGAGCGGTCTCTAATACAGCTTCATACCTGCGTCTGTGGGCCCTCAG TTTGGCACATTCAGAACTGTCAAGCGTGTTCTATGACAAAGTTTTGCTCCTCGCAATGGG GttcaacaatatcatcatacTGATCATTGGCATAGTTGTATTTATATTTGCTACTGTCGGTGTGTTACTTGTGATGGAAACTCTAAGTGCATTCCTACATGCCTTGCGTCTTCATTGGGTGGAATTCCAGAACAAGTTCTACGAGGGAGACGGATACAAGTTTTCCCCATTCTCGTTTGGTTTGATTAGCGAGGACGAAGATTAA